Proteins encoded in a region of the Blastocatellia bacterium genome:
- a CDS encoding enoyl-CoA hydratase-related protein has protein sequence MSDYRFLTIARADGVAEVIVCKPPKNTLDPELYEELVRVSAELETDEETRAIVFASGVEDIFIAGADIKQMAEYRFEREPLERKIELVHATFNHIERLSKPTIAAITGHALGGGCELALALDFRFMSRGTPRIGLPEIRLGILPGGGGTQRLPRLIGRARAAELIMTGELVDADRAEAIGLITRACEPERTREEARAFAHRLAAQAPVALRAIKRCLVESTEVTLAEGLEIEKRYCLHALLSEDAREGIAAFLEKRLPRWKGR, from the coding sequence ATGTCCGATTATCGCTTCCTGACGATCGCGCGGGCCGATGGCGTGGCCGAGGTGATCGTGTGTAAGCCGCCGAAGAATACATTGGATCCGGAGCTATACGAGGAACTCGTTCGGGTGAGTGCGGAATTAGAGACGGATGAAGAGACGCGCGCCATCGTCTTCGCCAGTGGCGTGGAGGACATCTTCATCGCCGGCGCGGACATCAAGCAGATGGCCGAGTATCGGTTCGAGCGAGAGCCGCTCGAGCGGAAGATCGAACTGGTGCATGCGACCTTCAACCACATCGAACGTCTCTCCAAACCGACCATCGCGGCCATCACCGGGCATGCGCTGGGCGGGGGGTGCGAACTGGCACTGGCCTTAGACTTTCGCTTCATGTCCAGGGGAACGCCGCGCATTGGGCTTCCGGAGATTCGGCTAGGCATCCTCCCAGGAGGGGGGGGGACGCAGCGTCTCCCGCGGTTGATCGGCCGCGCGCGCGCCGCAGAGCTGATCATGACGGGGGAGCTGGTGGACGCCGATCGAGCGGAAGCCATTGGGCTGATCACGCGGGCGTGCGAGCCGGAGCGCACGCGTGAGGAAGCACGCGCATTCGCGCACCGTCTGGCGGCTCAAGCTCCTGTGGCTCTGCGCGCGATCAAACGCTGTTTGGTCGAGTCGACAGAGGTGACATTGGCGGAGGGATTGGAGATCGAGAAGCGATATTGCCTGCATGCGCTCCTCTCTGAAGACGCGCGGGAGGGGATCGCCGCTTTCCTCGAAAAACGTCTTCCTCGGTGGAAAGGACGATGA
- a CDS encoding Zn-ribbon domain-containing OB-fold protein, with protein sequence MSEWVVHQRIRIPFEYTAGRTISRFLMGLAERRIWATRCGECGRVYVPPLGFCGRCWREIAEWRELPDEGELVSYTVRPIEPPVILGLIRLDGADTHLVHRLGEVEPTELEQVVRVRAVWRQERTGSILDIVYFAPVR encoded by the coding sequence ATGAGCGAATGGGTTGTTCATCAGAGGATTCGCATCCCCTTCGAATATACGGCAGGTCGGACGATATCGCGCTTCCTCATGGGACTGGCTGAGCGTCGCATTTGGGCGACGCGATGTGGAGAGTGCGGGCGCGTGTACGTCCCGCCCCTCGGATTCTGCGGGCGATGCTGGCGGGAGATCGCGGAATGGCGCGAGTTGCCGGATGAGGGGGAGTTGGTGAGCTACACGGTGCGCCCAATAGAACCGCCGGTGATTCTCGGCCTGATTCGACTGGATGGCGCGGATACTCATCTCGTGCATCGTCTGGGAGAGGTGGAGCCGACCGAGCTGGAGCAAGTGGTCCGCGTTCGCGCCGTATGGCGCCAGGAGCGCACAGGGAGCATCTTGGACATCGTCTATTTCGCTCCCGTCAGGTGA
- a CDS encoding thiolase family protein encodes MPRRVAIIATGQTKHAARRLDVNIRELISEAVIRALQDADLTMQQIDAVLLSNMEPFEGFLFPELWAVEGWGGYMKPSVKFNTGGTVGTTTAIAAYYYVASGIYDVVMAIGFQKQSEGHTQTAITTVGDPIWERSIMAGAIGNFAVMATTYMHESGVTEEQAAKAAVKARRNACLNEYAHLQMPDITVEDVLKSEMLAYPVKRLDMCPQSDGAVAVIFAEESKAQRLCPRPAWVKAVATAHEQQYMGDSPKRLAEMRSLIAASRRAYQAAGITNPRKELDVAEIYEVASFAELAMYENLGFCERGEGGKLIDMGVTELTGELPVNPSGGVMSTNPIGATALIRVAEAALQIMGKAGRRQVEGARMALATGYGGNAWTDIMILSREKP; translated from the coding sequence ATGCCGCGACGCGTCGCCATCATCGCCACGGGACAGACCAAGCATGCGGCGCGACGGCTGGATGTGAACATCCGCGAGTTGATCTCTGAGGCCGTCATCCGCGCGCTGCAAGATGCCGATCTGACAATGCAGCAGATCGACGCTGTGCTGCTCAGCAACATGGAGCCGTTCGAGGGGTTCCTCTTTCCCGAGCTGTGGGCCGTCGAAGGGTGGGGGGGATACATGAAGCCCTCGGTGAAGTTCAATACGGGAGGGACGGTGGGGACGACGACGGCCATCGCGGCGTATTACTATGTCGCCAGCGGGATCTACGACGTGGTGATGGCCATCGGATTTCAGAAACAATCCGAGGGACATACGCAAACGGCCATCACGACCGTGGGCGACCCCATCTGGGAACGATCGATCATGGCTGGGGCGATTGGGAATTTCGCCGTCATGGCGACGACCTACATGCACGAGAGCGGAGTGACTGAAGAACAAGCGGCAAAAGCGGCCGTCAAGGCACGGCGCAACGCATGTCTCAACGAGTACGCCCATTTGCAGATGCCTGATATCACGGTCGAGGACGTCTTGAAGTCGGAGATGCTCGCCTATCCGGTGAAGCGGCTCGATATGTGTCCGCAGTCGGATGGGGCGGTGGCCGTCATCTTCGCCGAAGAGTCGAAGGCGCAACGGCTGTGTCCGCGTCCAGCCTGGGTCAAGGCCGTCGCGACAGCGCACGAACAGCAGTACATGGGGGATAGCCCCAAACGCTTGGCCGAGATGCGGAGTTTGATCGCAGCGTCGCGTCGCGCCTATCAAGCGGCGGGGATTACGAACCCACGCAAAGAGCTCGATGTCGCCGAGATCTACGAGGTCGCCTCCTTCGCGGAGTTGGCCATGTACGAGAACCTTGGCTTCTGCGAACGTGGTGAAGGTGGAAAGCTCATAGATATGGGCGTCACGGAGCTCACTGGGGAGTTGCCGGTGAATCCTTCCGGAGGCGTCATGTCCACGAATCCCATTGGGGCCACGGCGCTCATTCGCGTCGCCGAGGCGGCTTTGCAGATCATGGGGAAAGCCGGGCGGCGGCAGGTCGAAGGAGCGCGGATGGCATTGGCGACAGGCTATGGGGGGAATGCGTGGACCGATATTATGATTCTGAGTCGGGAGAAACCATGA
- a CDS encoding FAD-dependent oxidoreductase, which translates to MAKYDVVIIGAGAAGLTAGALLAKFGKKVLLIERDVHLGGRAMAIPYEGYRLNLGGHLLEDSGSGLTRIFEFLGKRLEHGVVNQGLPFWDNSAGRWRPIQERYRVDKGELKKVIRILCETEFEAFDRYDHLPLRAWLLEHTRSEGIIELFEYIAMAECLTEKWYDHSASDNLYVRKMHYQEKQTAGYSFWPVGGWDGMFHTLADAVREYGGEIRLQTRAHRVVIENGRVVAVALEPVRKAIPTEAFNLEYVETETVICTLPVWNVLDVVWEQDLPDWYVAQVKLLAQDQFRVCWLGFYVACHEPIYTGTSLTELAVWFEAPYSRLPGWAFLVSGMDPTTAPEGKHLFNCGFAFQGIRDREWIERKFAEAERDLAAMYPSTFTAKNIIWKKRHLVAYPPFGVIQKPCLVGRYRPDHRAPNVEGLFFASETFRSRGIGVDRAARAALTCVEEILGFRIPEFKNSWHY; encoded by the coding sequence ATGGCGAAATATGATGTCGTCATCATCGGGGCTGGGGCGGCTGGATTAACAGCCGGCGCGCTCTTGGCCAAGTTCGGGAAGAAAGTGCTCCTCATCGAACGCGATGTCCATTTGGGCGGGCGCGCCATGGCCATTCCGTATGAGGGGTATCGGCTCAACCTCGGCGGGCATTTGCTCGAGGATAGTGGTTCGGGCCTCACCCGCATCTTCGAATTCCTCGGGAAGCGGCTCGAACACGGCGTCGTCAACCAAGGACTTCCTTTCTGGGATAACAGTGCGGGGCGGTGGCGGCCCATCCAGGAGCGATACCGAGTGGACAAGGGCGAGTTGAAGAAAGTGATCCGCATTTTATGCGAGACCGAATTCGAAGCGTTCGATCGGTACGATCATCTGCCGCTTCGCGCGTGGCTTTTGGAACACACGCGCAGCGAGGGGATCATCGAGCTGTTCGAGTACATCGCCATGGCCGAATGTCTTACGGAGAAATGGTACGATCATTCGGCTAGCGATAACCTCTACGTTCGCAAGATGCACTATCAGGAGAAGCAGACGGCCGGGTACTCCTTCTGGCCCGTCGGCGGATGGGACGGGATGTTTCACACGCTCGCCGATGCGGTACGCGAGTACGGCGGAGAGATCCGGCTTCAGACGCGCGCGCATCGCGTCGTGATCGAGAACGGTCGAGTCGTGGCTGTCGCGCTCGAACCGGTTCGGAAAGCGATTCCGACGGAAGCCTTCAACCTGGAATACGTGGAGACGGAGACCGTCATCTGCACATTGCCCGTGTGGAATGTCTTGGACGTGGTGTGGGAGCAAGACCTGCCCGATTGGTACGTGGCGCAGGTGAAACTCTTGGCGCAGGATCAGTTCCGTGTCTGTTGGTTGGGCTTCTACGTTGCCTGCCATGAGCCGATCTACACGGGCACGTCGCTCACGGAGCTGGCCGTGTGGTTTGAGGCGCCTTACAGCCGCTTGCCCGGATGGGCATTCCTGGTCTCAGGAATGGATCCGACGACGGCTCCCGAAGGGAAGCATCTGTTCAATTGCGGGTTTGCGTTTCAAGGGATACGGGATCGGGAATGGATCGAACGGAAGTTCGCGGAGGCCGAGCGCGACTTAGCGGCCATGTATCCCAGTACGTTCACGGCGAAGAACATCATTTGGAAGAAGCGCCACCTGGTGGCGTATCCGCCGTTCGGCGTCATCCAAAAGCCGTGCTTAGTCGGTCGGTATCGGCCTGATCATCGAGCGCCGAACGTCGAAGGCCTGTTCTTCGCCTCGGAGACCTTTCGCTCGCGGGGGATCGGCGTGGATCGCGCCGCGCGGGCTGCCTTGACCTGCGTCGAAGAAATCTTGGGCTTTCGCATTCCGGAGTTCAAGAATTCCTGGCACTATTGA
- a CDS encoding thiolase family protein produces MKRVAIIGATQTRFEARKASLAFNELVYGVVRELLDRTEISMHEIESMVTASQDAYDGKTISGMAINEVVGAYLKSEAKVAADGLQALLYGVARVLSGEFDLTLVVAHCKESVGQPSAITGLMFDPFVQRPLGLDELTAAALQARRYCRKRGLAPEDVALVSVKAHRHALKNPYALRAGTFTVEDVLASPILADPIHELEAAPRSDGACALLLASEERARQLTDCPVYVVGVGNCTDAYWTERDVAEADALREAARRAYAMADINDPAHEIDVVEISARYAHEELMAIEALGLHPAPVELIAQERAGFINPSGGPLCGNPPTVSGLARAIEAYWQLSGEAGERQIEGARVALAHGAGGICGQNQTVVILRRE; encoded by the coding sequence ATGAAACGGGTCGCAATCATCGGAGCCACGCAGACGCGATTTGAGGCTCGAAAGGCCTCGCTCGCGTTTAACGAACTGGTCTATGGGGTTGTCCGGGAGCTGCTCGACCGCACGGAGATCTCGATGCACGAGATCGAGAGCATGGTGACGGCCTCGCAAGACGCTTACGATGGGAAGACCATCTCTGGGATGGCCATCAATGAAGTCGTGGGCGCTTACTTGAAATCTGAGGCGAAAGTCGCGGCCGATGGTCTTCAGGCGTTGCTCTATGGAGTCGCGCGCGTCCTCTCCGGCGAGTTCGACCTGACGCTCGTCGTCGCCCACTGCAAAGAATCTGTGGGGCAGCCGTCGGCGATCACCGGGCTCATGTTCGATCCTTTTGTTCAACGGCCCCTGGGGCTTGATGAATTGACGGCCGCGGCGCTTCAAGCGCGCCGCTACTGCCGGAAGCGAGGACTCGCGCCGGAAGATGTCGCGCTCGTCTCCGTGAAAGCCCATCGTCACGCGCTCAAGAATCCGTATGCCCTGCGAGCCGGAACGTTCACTGTGGAGGATGTGCTGGCCTCGCCTATTTTGGCCGATCCCATCCACGAGCTGGAGGCAGCGCCACGTTCCGATGGTGCGTGTGCCCTGCTCTTGGCGAGCGAGGAGCGAGCGCGTCAGCTCACGGACTGTCCGGTATATGTTGTCGGCGTTGGGAATTGCACCGACGCCTATTGGACGGAGCGCGACGTGGCCGAGGCTGATGCGCTTCGGGAAGCTGCGCGGCGCGCCTATGCCATGGCGGACATTAACGATCCCGCCCACGAGATTGACGTCGTGGAGATCTCGGCACGGTATGCGCATGAAGAGCTGATGGCCATTGAGGCGCTCGGCCTCCATCCTGCGCCGGTGGAGTTGATCGCGCAAGAACGGGCTGGGTTCATCAACCCTTCTGGAGGGCCGCTCTGTGGGAATCCGCCGACCGTCAGTGGACTCGCTCGCGCTATCGAGGCCTACTGGCAATTGAGCGGAGAGGCGGGGGAGCGTCAAATCGAAGGGGCGCGCGTGGCCTTGGCTCACGGCGCTGGTGGTATCTGTGGTCAAAATCAAACGGTAGTGATCCTGAGACGGGAGTGA
- a CDS encoding acyl CoA--acetate/3-ketoacid CoA transferase subunit alpha, whose protein sequence is MERRSLVLDEQEAASWIRDGMTIAIGGFINSSHPMAIVRQIIRRGVKNLTVVGPASGGLDLDLLIGAGCVRRLVTAYMGGEHYCPVAPMFRAAVERGELDVWECDEGMYYCALRAAAQRLPFTPWKAGIGTSFPEVNPDIKVFSDPITGEPLLAIPAIKPDIAIIYAAHADPYGNVQHIGTGFGDRALWRAADRTIVQVERIIPNEEVRKNPLATSLYGVDAIVRAPYGSHPFAAPGYYIEDAEHLREYVAAATAYAKHGDRGPFEAYLRKYVLDPETHADYLEVIGIKRLISLHEY, encoded by the coding sequence TTGGAACGGAGATCGCTTGTCCTTGACGAACAGGAAGCGGCCTCATGGATTCGCGATGGGATGACGATCGCCATTGGGGGGTTCATTAACTCGAGCCATCCGATGGCGATCGTTCGTCAGATCATCCGGCGCGGGGTGAAGAATCTCACTGTCGTCGGGCCAGCTTCCGGTGGCTTGGATTTGGATCTGCTCATTGGAGCCGGGTGCGTCCGGAGACTCGTGACGGCTTACATGGGGGGCGAGCACTATTGTCCGGTCGCTCCGATGTTTCGCGCGGCCGTCGAACGTGGGGAGTTGGACGTGTGGGAGTGCGATGAAGGAATGTACTACTGCGCCTTACGCGCAGCGGCGCAGCGCCTGCCCTTCACGCCGTGGAAGGCTGGGATCGGCACCTCCTTTCCCGAGGTCAATCCCGATATCAAGGTCTTCAGTGATCCGATCACAGGCGAGCCGCTTCTCGCCATCCCGGCCATCAAACCCGACATCGCCATCATCTACGCCGCTCACGCTGATCCTTATGGGAATGTCCAACACATTGGCACGGGGTTCGGGGATCGTGCCCTCTGGCGCGCGGCAGATCGGACGATCGTCCAGGTCGAGCGCATCATCCCTAACGAGGAGGTGCGGAAGAATCCGCTGGCGACATCACTCTATGGCGTGGATGCCATTGTGCGCGCGCCCTACGGGTCGCATCCATTCGCTGCGCCGGGCTACTACATCGAGGACGCTGAGCATTTGCGCGAGTACGTCGCTGCGGCGACAGCCTATGCCAAGCATGGCGATCGTGGCCCCTTCGAGGCGTATCTCCGCAAGTATGTCCTGGATCCCGAGACGCACGCCGATTATCTGGAGGTCATCGGCATCAAACGCCTCATCTCTCTGCACGAGTACTAG
- a CDS encoding acyl-CoA dehydrogenase family protein, producing MDFGFTEEQLQIKKAVREFALREIAPYVAAYDQEERFPVEIVRKAAAQGYMGGVVPVEYGGAGLDHVTYALLIEEISRVCQIIGCALSFPSGLAGSAILRYGTEEQKQKYLKPLAQGEVFASVALTEPGSGTDVGAMRTTCRRDGKYYVLNGAKAWISFLDVCGWVLTFATLDRSLRHKGICAFIVERGTPGMTLRPYKHKLGFRPLCTGEVVFEDCRVPVENRIGEEGEGFRVAMCAVENGRLGVAARAVGMAQACLDEVLTYARERVVFGQPIGKFQLVQSKITDMVVGIESARYLTYRLAWLKDRGVPDVRREASIAKMVATDVALMAATHAVQIFGAYGCSAEYPVSRYYRDAKVFQIVEGVNELHRVLIAEYALGYR from the coding sequence ATGGACTTCGGATTCACGGAGGAACAGCTACAAATCAAAAAAGCTGTGCGGGAATTCGCCCTTCGGGAGATCGCGCCTTATGTAGCCGCGTATGATCAGGAGGAGCGCTTCCCCGTTGAGATCGTCAGGAAGGCGGCGGCGCAGGGGTACATGGGGGGCGTCGTCCCGGTCGAGTATGGAGGGGCTGGGTTGGACCATGTCACCTATGCGCTCCTCATCGAGGAGATCTCGCGCGTGTGTCAGATCATCGGCTGTGCGCTCTCCTTCCCGAGCGGTCTGGCCGGTTCGGCGATCCTCCGCTATGGGACGGAGGAACAGAAGCAGAAGTATCTGAAGCCTCTTGCGCAGGGCGAGGTGTTCGCCTCCGTGGCACTTACCGAACCGGGATCCGGTACGGACGTCGGCGCCATGCGCACGACATGCCGACGGGATGGAAAATACTACGTCCTCAACGGGGCGAAAGCATGGATCAGCTTCCTCGATGTGTGTGGTTGGGTGCTGACGTTCGCCACGCTTGATCGGAGTCTCAGGCATAAGGGAATTTGCGCGTTCATCGTCGAGCGAGGGACACCGGGAATGACGCTCCGCCCGTACAAACACAAACTGGGATTTCGACCGCTCTGCACCGGCGAAGTCGTCTTCGAGGACTGTCGGGTGCCGGTCGAGAATCGAATTGGCGAGGAGGGCGAGGGCTTTCGCGTCGCCATGTGCGCGGTGGAGAACGGGCGGTTGGGAGTGGCTGCGCGCGCTGTCGGGATGGCCCAAGCGTGTTTGGACGAAGTTCTTACGTACGCGCGCGAGCGCGTGGTCTTCGGTCAACCCATTGGGAAGTTCCAGCTCGTGCAATCCAAGATCACTGACATGGTCGTAGGGATCGAGAGCGCGCGCTATCTGACGTATCGGTTAGCGTGGCTCAAAGACCGCGGGGTGCCCGATGTGCGCCGCGAGGCTTCGATCGCCAAGATGGTGGCGACGGATGTGGCGCTGATGGCCGCGACGCATGCCGTCCAGATCTTCGGCGCTTACGGGTGCTCGGCCGAATATCCCGTCAGTCGGTACTATCGCGACGCCAAGGTCTTCCAGATCGTCGAAGGGGTCAACGAGCTACACCGCGTGCTCATCGCTGAATACGCATTGGGCTATCGGTAG
- a CDS encoding Zn-ribbon domain-containing OB-fold protein, translating into MSEESPMLRVEFFLNTEYHYAVGHYGTRFFTELRDHARIMGMRCPECGRVYIPPRPVCGICYRELQEWVEVGPEGTIVGWTVVRIPFIDPMTGEQRPVPYGFAIIRLDGASTSLYHFLDETDESKIAVGKRVRAVFREQREGSLRDILYFRLLED; encoded by the coding sequence GTGAGTGAGGAATCGCCGATGCTTCGCGTCGAGTTCTTTCTGAACACCGAATATCACTACGCGGTCGGTCACTACGGAACGCGATTCTTCACCGAGCTGCGCGATCACGCGCGGATCATGGGAATGCGGTGCCCGGAGTGCGGACGCGTGTATATTCCGCCGCGGCCTGTATGCGGCATCTGCTATCGTGAGCTGCAGGAGTGGGTCGAAGTCGGCCCGGAGGGGACGATCGTCGGTTGGACTGTCGTGCGCATCCCGTTCATTGACCCGATGACGGGGGAGCAGCGCCCCGTCCCCTATGGGTTCGCCATTATCCGATTGGATGGCGCTTCGACGAGTCTCTATCACTTTCTAGATGAAACCGACGAGAGTAAGATTGCCGTCGGGAAACGCGTGCGCGCCGTCTTCCGCGAACAACGTGAAGGATCATTGCGAGACATATTGTATTTTCGTCTCCTTGAGGACTGA